In Methanosarcina barkeri MS, a single window of DNA contains:
- a CDS encoding cytochrome b5 domain-containing protein, protein MGKIMRKKLIILIVLFCMFLATGCVGNKLVTPEKAGTQADADTPNGEEATETQNLTEKTEIKEYTLEELAKYDGTNETIYIAYQGQVYDVSSDSYLWKDGNHEGCPAGKDITEELDRTPHGAEILKKYPIVGTLKE, encoded by the coding sequence TATATTGATAGTTTTGTTTTGCATGTTCCTCGCAACAGGATGCGTGGGAAATAAACTGGTAACTCCAGAAAAAGCCGGAACCCAAGCTGATGCAGATACTCCAAATGGAGAAGAGGCAACTGAAACACAGAATTTGACAGAGAAAACGGAAATAAAAGAATATACACTTGAAGAACTTGCAAAGTACGACGGTACAAATGAAACGATATACATTGCTTATCAAGGTCAGGTATATGATGTCTCATCTGATAGTTATCTTTGGAAAGATGGCAATCATGAGGGATGTCCTGCAGGGAAAGATATAACCGAAGAATTAGACAGGACACCACACGGAGCTGAAATATTAAAGAAATATCCTATTGTCGGGACTTTGAAAGAATAA
- the ppk1 gene encoding polyphosphate kinase 1, producing MERNFPIQCADFDRLMMDNVEGTRVEVSGMPDLSDPCLYTDREYSWLQFNDRVLEEAFDDRNPLLERVKFLSIFGSNLDEFFMVRVSGVEKRIVEAMKDDRTDETAQEQLRVIREELLRQLPLNDSCWNEMLEPALRKEGIKVLNYFELSKKEREKLRNYFERNIFPLLTPLGFDSGHPFPHISNLSLNLAVLIDDPDYGERFARVKIPPMFMRLIVVPEGDQEKITSSLKELKKGRFVWLEQLIAANLDLLFPGQRILGAYPFRITRDADLGFDEDGDKDLLTAVEQRVGRNYFGSVVRLETDYTMPAKISDILLKNLDLSPSLMFRSAAPLGLSNLSKLAKIDRPDLKYESFEPKKHSQLANRDKIFATLKKRDILLYHPYDSFESVIDFVEESAEDPDVLAIKMTLYRVDDNSRIVQALMKAADRRKQVAVLVELKARFDEENNIGWAKELECKGVHVAYGFPGRKIHSKMCLVVRAEKEGIGYYVHMSTGNYNAVTGKLYTDMGYLTSDPCIGKDVSDLFNALTGYSRKDHYIKLLVAPQTLRHQILERIRREIDLHEKCGNGHLIFKMNSLVDYQCIRELYRASQAGVKVDLLVRGICCLRPGIIGLSENIRVTSIVGRFLEHSRIYYFRNGGKEEILMGSADLMPRNLDNRVEILFPVSSEYIPVVRDVILGTHLKDNVKARLLLPNGKTERIYPQPEEEELDSQLWMLENSRSWDLSYKKG from the coding sequence ATGGAGCGAAACTTCCCCATTCAGTGTGCAGATTTTGATAGGCTGATGATGGATAATGTTGAAGGAACTCGGGTAGAAGTTTCCGGTATGCCTGACCTAAGCGATCCATGTTTATATACGGACCGCGAGTACAGCTGGCTTCAGTTCAATGACAGAGTACTCGAAGAGGCTTTTGATGATCGCAATCCTCTGCTTGAAAGAGTCAAGTTTCTTTCGATCTTTGGAAGTAATCTTGATGAATTTTTTATGGTCAGGGTTTCAGGCGTCGAGAAAAGAATAGTGGAAGCTATGAAAGATGACCGGACAGATGAGACAGCACAGGAACAACTTCGCGTCATCCGGGAAGAGCTTCTCAGGCAGCTTCCTCTCAATGACAGTTGCTGGAATGAAATGCTTGAGCCTGCTCTCAGGAAAGAAGGAATTAAAGTCCTTAATTACTTTGAGCTTTCTAAGAAGGAAAGAGAAAAGTTGAGAAACTATTTCGAGAGAAATATTTTTCCTTTACTTACTCCTCTCGGTTTTGATTCAGGACATCCTTTCCCTCATATTTCCAACCTCAGCCTTAACCTTGCAGTATTAATTGATGATCCGGATTACGGGGAACGTTTTGCCAGGGTCAAGATTCCTCCAATGTTTATGCGACTAATCGTTGTTCCTGAAGGAGACCAGGAGAAAATAACTTCCAGTCTGAAAGAGCTGAAAAAAGGACGTTTTGTCTGGCTTGAACAGCTTATCGCTGCAAATCTTGACCTCCTGTTTCCCGGACAGCGCATCCTTGGAGCTTATCCTTTCAGAATTACACGCGATGCAGACCTTGGGTTTGATGAGGATGGAGACAAAGACCTCCTGACCGCTGTAGAACAAAGAGTCGGCAGGAATTACTTCGGGTCGGTTGTCAGACTTGAGACCGACTATACAATGCCAGCAAAAATCTCGGATATTCTTCTTAAGAACCTGGACCTTTCCCCTTCCCTTATGTTCAGGTCTGCAGCTCCTCTGGGGCTTTCAAATCTAAGTAAACTTGCAAAGATCGATCGCCCTGACCTTAAGTATGAATCCTTCGAGCCGAAAAAACATTCTCAACTAGCAAATAGGGATAAAATTTTTGCAACTCTGAAAAAACGAGATATTCTTCTCTATCATCCCTATGACAGTTTCGAATCGGTAATTGATTTCGTGGAAGAATCTGCCGAAGATCCTGATGTTCTGGCAATCAAAATGACCCTGTACAGGGTGGATGACAATTCCAGAATTGTTCAGGCCCTTATGAAGGCTGCGGACCGGAGAAAACAAGTAGCGGTCCTGGTGGAGCTTAAAGCTCGTTTCGATGAGGAAAACAATATAGGCTGGGCAAAAGAACTTGAGTGCAAAGGGGTTCATGTAGCTTACGGCTTCCCTGGACGTAAGATTCATTCCAAGATGTGTCTGGTTGTCAGGGCTGAAAAAGAAGGTATCGGGTATTATGTGCACATGAGTACAGGTAACTATAACGCAGTCACAGGAAAACTGTATACCGATATGGGGTATCTGACAAGTGATCCATGCATAGGTAAGGATGTCTCTGACCTTTTTAATGCCCTTACTGGATATTCGCGAAAAGACCATTATATCAAACTCCTTGTAGCTCCCCAGACTCTAAGGCATCAGATTTTGGAGCGCATCAGGCGTGAAATCGACCTTCACGAGAAGTGTGGAAATGGGCACCTGATCTTCAAGATGAATTCCCTTGTGGACTACCAGTGTATCCGGGAACTTTACAGGGCTTCTCAGGCCGGAGTGAAGGTAGATCTTCTTGTCCGGGGAATCTGCTGCCTCAGGCCAGGTATTATTGGGCTCAGTGAAAATATCAGGGTTACCTCGATAGTTGGCCGTTTTCTCGAACATTCCAGAATATATTATTTCAGGAATGGAGGAAAAGAAGAGATTCTTATGGGAAGCGCCGATCTTATGCCGCGCAACCTGGACAACAGGGTAGAAATCCTCTTTCCGGTATCTTCCGAATATATCCCTGTCGTGAGAGACGTTATCCTTGGCACTCACCTTAAAGATAATGTAAAAGCTCGCCTTCTGCTTCCTAACGGCAAGACTGAGAGAATCTACCCTCAGCCTGAAGAAGAAGAACTGGATTCTCAGTTATGGATGCTTGAGAATAGCAGAAGCTGGGATTTAAGCTATAAGAAAGGCTGA